A single region of the Fusobacterium sp. genome encodes:
- a CDS encoding M14 family metallopeptidase, whose product MGFILGNIKCESGKKEKGYWNIEKTKYHIPITVICGKKEGKTIVISSGVHSCEYVGIQAAIETAQELSPTDISGTVVILHPVNYTGFFKRLPAVIPEDNKNLNRVFPGDKDGTLSEKIAYNFSEYLYPNIDFFFDLHGGDVQENVMPFVYFAGSADENVKKISIEAAKSLTVSYRVKSSSVTGVYSSAAMQGVPSLLVERGGRGLWNKEEVAAYKQDIRNLLKHFNILENSSDLSILPQKEINNSKYLESRHNGFWYPAFQAGDTFKKGAFLGEIKDCFGNILETYKAEFDGIILYETISLAIAIDDPLIAYGEI is encoded by the coding sequence ATGGGTTTTATTTTAGGAAATATAAAATGTGAAAGCGGAAAAAAAGAAAAAGGATATTGGAATATAGAGAAAACTAAATATCATATTCCTATCACTGTTATATGTGGAAAGAAAGAAGGAAAAACAATAGTTATTTCTTCTGGAGTTCATAGTTGTGAATATGTGGGAATACAGGCTGCTATTGAAACAGCTCAAGAATTATCTCCAACTGATATTTCTGGAACAGTTGTCATTTTGCATCCAGTCAATTATACAGGATTCTTCAAAAGACTTCCTGCTGTAATACCTGAAGATAATAAAAATCTTAATAGAGTTTTTCCTGGAGATAAGGATGGAACTCTTTCTGAAAAGATAGCATATAATTTTTCTGAATATCTTTATCCTAATATAGATTTTTTCTTTGATCTTCATGGTGGAGATGTTCAAGAAAATGTAATGCCTTTTGTTTATTTTGCTGGTTCTGCTGATGAAAATGTAAAAAAAATCTCAATAGAAGCTGCAAAATCTTTAACTGTATCTTATAGAGTAAAATCTTCTTCTGTCACTGGAGTGTATAGTTCTGCAGCTATGCAGGGAGTTCCTTCCCTTCTAGTAGAACGAGGTGGAAGAGGACTTTGGAATAAAGAAGAAGTTGCTGCTTATAAACAAGATATAAGAAATCTTTTAAAGCATTTCAATATATTAGAAAATAGTTCTGATCTCTCAATTTTACCTCAAAAAGAAATAAATAATTCTAAATATCTTGAATCTAGACATAATGGATTCTGGTACCCAGCTTTTCAAGCAGGAGATACTTTTAAAAAAGGAGCTTTTCTTGGAGAAATAAAAGATTGTTTTGGAAATATACTTGAAACTTATAAAGCTGAGTTTGATGGAATCATTCTTTATGAAACTATATCTTTAGCTATAGCTATTGATGACCCTCTCATTGCTTATGGAGAAATATAA
- a CDS encoding MATE family efflux transporter yields the protein MQNNNLTHKTYLSIMIPFMLSTVTQPLLGAADIAVVGRLGDEKYIAGISIGTLIFNTIYWIFGFLRVSTTGFSAQSIKNNNIQKTSDTFFRPFFIAAFISIIFIIFQNTIFNFSMELIVPDIEIKKAASEYFFILIWGAPFVLINYVILGWLMGQGNIKGSLTMQISSNLLNIILDIIFVVFFKQKIAGVAYATLISQIISTFIGIYYLLPYGYVKNLCLKNIFNKNEIFSIMSVNKDLMLRTICLVIHNNLFTAASSSLGITILSANAVLFQILSIISYLFDGIANTSSVFAGRAAGEKNNILMKNTWTKTFFWGIILVIFITSIFLVSYPKLIRVFTDISTVVYTAERYAYWISLYPILAFVGLTFYGIFTGSSITSPILYSTVGALGGFLLSWKYVIPILNNDGIWISLLLFYFLRSILLVPFLKKTLN from the coding sequence CATAAAACTTATCTCAGTATAATGATTCCATTTATGCTTTCAACTGTTACTCAACCTTTACTAGGGGCAGCCGATATAGCAGTAGTTGGCAGACTTGGAGATGAAAAATATATAGCTGGAATATCTATTGGAACCCTTATCTTTAATACTATTTACTGGATATTTGGTTTTTTAAGAGTAAGTACTACTGGTTTCAGTGCCCAAAGTATAAAAAATAACAATATACAAAAAACTTCTGATACTTTTTTCAGACCTTTTTTTATAGCAGCTTTTATAAGTATAATTTTTATAATATTTCAAAATACAATTTTTAATTTTTCTATGGAACTTATAGTTCCTGATATAGAAATAAAAAAAGCTGCAAGTGAATACTTTTTCATCCTCATATGGGGAGCCCCTTTTGTCTTAATTAATTATGTTATTCTTGGATGGCTTATGGGACAGGGAAATATAAAGGGATCTCTTACTATGCAGATTAGCAGCAATCTTCTAAATATAATTCTTGATATAATATTTGTTGTATTCTTCAAGCAAAAAATAGCTGGAGTTGCATATGCTACTCTCATATCTCAAATAATTTCTACTTTTATTGGAATATACTATCTTCTTCCTTATGGATATGTAAAAAATCTTTGTTTAAAAAATATCTTCAATAAAAATGAAATATTTTCTATAATGAGTGTAAATAAAGATCTTATGTTGAGAACCATTTGTCTGGTTATTCATAATAATCTTTTTACAGCTGCAAGTTCCTCTCTGGGAATTACTATTCTCTCTGCTAATGCTGTTCTTTTCCAGATACTTTCAATAATTTCGTACCTTTTTGATGGAATAGCAAATACTTCCAGTGTCTTTGCTGGAAGAGCAGCAGGAGAAAAAAATAATATACTTATGAAAAATACATGGACAAAAACTTTTTTTTGGGGAATAATACTAGTAATATTTATTACCTCAATATTTCTTGTGTCATATCCAAAATTGATAAGAGTATTTACCGATATTTCCACTGTAGTTTATACAGCTGAGAGATATGCTTACTGGATAAGTCTTTATCCAATTTTAGCTTTTGTTGGCTTGACTTTCTATGGAATTTTTACAGGTTCATCTATTACTTCGCCAATTCTTTATTCAACTGTTGGAGCATTGGGCGGATTTTTACTATCTTGGAAATATGTGATTCCTATCTTGAATAACGATGGTATCTGGATATCTTTACTTCTATTTTATTTTCTAAGAAGTATATTACTAGTACCATTTCTTAAAAAAACTTTAAATTAA